A window of the Brumimicrobium sp. genome harbors these coding sequences:
- a CDS encoding HlyD family secretion protein — protein MKQKKMQLFLLISIFINMMLIVFLFMGKDSKTSTSLSTSEYKLFEYHSNYSPQILQGIVQPESHFSVSMNISGKLEEKSTSLKPGTHFKKGDILLKLERLDILYQIVIQRLEFKKMLLDFSLKIQQELPEQYSKWENYQNNISHKEAIPELPEFSSETEKNIASNFGILKKYYETKLKEDAVNQYFYVAPFDGIILENLLPKDNHIQAKQTLLYISPSQKMALTATIPVVDITSFQGSGEFIYRNKNKDTVGSGKIEKWMYSPTDTTQAHIYFSISNISNLVMHESYEIISNQKPTHRFIPTKAIKENRVLLYQENGTYLKEVKIINTKKDSAEVVGLPSHCFIIIP, from the coding sequence ATGAAACAGAAGAAAATGCAATTATTTCTCCTAATCAGTATTTTTATAAATATGATGTTAATTGTTTTTTTATTTATGGGTAAGGACTCAAAAACATCTACTTCATTAAGTACTTCAGAATACAAATTATTTGAATATCATTCCAACTATTCACCTCAAATTCTACAAGGTATAGTTCAACCAGAATCACATTTCTCAGTTTCTATGAATATTTCTGGAAAATTAGAAGAAAAATCAACCAGTCTAAAGCCAGGTACTCATTTTAAAAAAGGAGATATATTATTGAAATTAGAACGCCTTGATATTTTATATCAAATTGTAATACAACGCTTAGAATTTAAAAAGATGCTTTTAGATTTTTCTTTAAAAATTCAACAAGAGTTACCTGAGCAATACTCAAAATGGGAAAATTATCAAAACAATATCTCCCATAAAGAAGCTATACCAGAACTACCTGAATTTAGTTCAGAAACAGAGAAAAACATAGCCTCTAATTTTGGGATTCTTAAGAAATACTACGAAACTAAATTGAAAGAAGATGCAGTAAATCAATATTTCTATGTGGCGCCATTTGATGGAATAATACTTGAAAATCTACTACCAAAAGATAATCATATCCAAGCAAAACAAACTTTGTTGTACATCTCTCCTTCTCAAAAAATGGCCTTAACAGCCACTATTCCAGTAGTTGATATCACCTCATTTCAAGGTTCGGGAGAGTTTATCTATAGAAATAAAAACAAAGACACGGTTGGAAGTGGAAAAATTGAAAAATGGATGTATTCCCCTACTGATACTACTCAGGCACATATCTATTTTTCAATCTCAAATATTTCTAATCTTGTAATGCATGAATCTTATGAGATTATCTCAAACCAAAAACCTACACATCGATTTATTCCTACCAAAGCTATAAAGGAAAATCGGGTTCTATTATACCAAGAAAATGGGACTTATCTAAAAGAGGTCAAGATAATAAATACCAAAAAAGATTCCGCTGAGGTAGTTGGCCTTCCCTCCCATTGTTTCATTATTATTCCATAG
- the rho gene encoding transcription termination factor Rho: protein MDKKELAGKKLSELRVIATAIGIEKVDSYKKNELVDMIFGGETTSDSKEDTKQDKASTPIEDTPIERTQQHDLGDKKQNHNRKRFDKSKKGEGKSFSKPKEKLDNDLFTETSFDMDEDESVGYISEINEVEASSSEQGEVAPAESPIGFIKVNKSQGGNETDTSAEPKTSIDGNLDKDSGGDKPIHKPREMRYDLSGIVAAEGVLEVMPDGFGFLRSSDYNYLSSPDDVYVSHSQIKLFGLKTGDTVYGTIRPPREGEKYFPLVKVDSINGREPSFIRDRVPFQYLTPLFPDEKFKLTGHSKETMSTRIMDLFAPIGKGQRGMIVAQPKTGKTMLLKDVANAIAANHPEVYLIILLIDERPEEVTDMARSVSAEVVASTFDEPADQHVRVANMVLEKAKRLVECGHDVCILLDSITRLARAYNTVAPASGKVLSGGVDANALQKPKRFFGAARKIENGGSLSILATALTETGSKMDEVIFEEFKGTGNMELQLDRKIANRRIYPAIDILTSGTRREDLLMDKDVLQRVWLIRKHIADMNPVEAMEFMKEHMKGTKSNDEFLFSMNG from the coding sequence ATGGATAAAAAGGAACTAGCGGGAAAAAAACTTTCCGAATTACGCGTAATTGCAACAGCGATTGGCATTGAAAAAGTTGACTCTTATAAGAAAAATGAATTAGTTGATATGATTTTCGGAGGAGAAACGACCTCTGATTCTAAAGAGGATACTAAGCAAGATAAAGCATCTACTCCAATTGAAGATACACCAATTGAAAGAACACAACAGCATGACTTAGGTGATAAGAAACAAAATCATAATCGCAAAAGATTTGATAAATCTAAAAAAGGAGAAGGTAAATCATTTTCGAAGCCAAAAGAAAAGTTAGATAATGATTTATTTACAGAAACCTCTTTTGATATGGATGAGGATGAATCTGTTGGATATATATCGGAAATAAATGAAGTTGAAGCATCATCTAGTGAACAAGGTGAAGTAGCTCCGGCAGAATCTCCTATTGGATTTATTAAGGTAAATAAATCTCAAGGGGGAAATGAGACGGATACATCTGCAGAACCTAAAACTAGTATTGATGGAAATCTAGATAAAGATTCAGGAGGAGACAAACCTATACATAAACCGAGAGAAATGCGTTATGACCTATCTGGAATTGTAGCAGCAGAAGGAGTCTTGGAAGTGATGCCAGATGGATTTGGATTTTTAAGATCTTCGGATTATAACTATTTAAGTTCACCTGATGACGTATATGTAAGTCACAGTCAGATTAAATTATTTGGATTAAAGACGGGTGATACAGTATATGGTACTATACGTCCCCCAAGAGAAGGTGAGAAGTACTTTCCATTAGTTAAGGTTGACTCAATCAATGGTAGAGAACCTTCTTTTATACGGGATAGAGTTCCATTCCAATATTTAACACCGCTATTCCCTGATGAGAAATTTAAATTAACAGGACATAGTAAAGAAACGATGTCAACTCGAATCATGGATTTATTTGCGCCAATCGGGAAAGGACAACGTGGTATGATTGTAGCCCAGCCAAAAACAGGTAAAACAATGTTGTTGAAGGATGTGGCAAATGCAATAGCAGCGAATCATCCGGAAGTTTATTTGATTATCCTATTAATCGATGAGCGTCCTGAAGAGGTTACTGATATGGCACGAAGCGTAAGTGCAGAAGTAGTAGCATCTACATTTGATGAGCCAGCAGATCAGCATGTGCGTGTAGCAAACATGGTGTTAGAAAAAGCAAAACGATTAGTTGAATGTGGTCATGATGTATGTATTCTATTAGATTCAATCACTCGTTTAGCACGTGCTTATAATACAGTTGCTCCAGCTTCCGGAAAAGTACTTTCGGGAGGTGTTGATGCAAATGCTTTACAAAAGCCAAAACGCTTCTTTGGTGCTGCCCGTAAAATTGAAAATGGAGGTTCTCTTTCTATTCTAGCAACGGCTCTTACGGAGACAGGTTCTAAGATGGATGAGGTAATCTTTGAGGAATTTAAAGGAACAGGTAACATGGAGTTACAACTAGATCGTAAGATTGCAAATAGACGAATTTACCCTGCGATAGATATTTTAACTTCAGGTACAAGACGTGAAGATTTATTAATGGATAAAGATGTTTTACAACGTGTTTGGTTAATTCGTAAGCACATTGCAGATATGAATCCAGTTGAAGCAATGGAATTTATGAAAGAACACATGAAAGGAACAAAATCAAATGATGAGTTCTTATTCTCAATGAATGGATAA
- a CDS encoding sigma-70 family RNA polymerase sigma factor, with amino-acid sequence MNMRKLEDKELVSLYVDGNEKAFEILLNRHKSRIYNYIFMKIRDKALAQDIFQEAFIKIINTIKRGNYNEQGKFLPWAMRIAHNLMIDYFRKSNKVKMISESSSKNEEFSIFQVLEVKDNNIQDEIVYEELVNQMIDLIDYLPENQSGILKMRIFQEMSFKDIAEKENISINTALGRMRYALINIRKLIEKHDLVTSL; translated from the coding sequence ATGAACATGCGTAAATTAGAAGATAAAGAATTAGTTTCTTTATATGTGGATGGAAACGAAAAAGCCTTTGAAATTTTATTGAATCGCCATAAATCAAGGATATATAACTATATCTTTATGAAGATTCGTGATAAAGCACTTGCTCAAGATATTTTCCAAGAGGCCTTCATTAAGATTATTAATACCATTAAGCGTGGCAACTATAATGAACAAGGTAAGTTTTTGCCATGGGCAATGAGAATTGCACATAACCTTATGATTGATTATTTCAGAAAGAGTAATAAGGTAAAGATGATCTCTGAAAGCAGTTCAAAGAATGAGGAATTTTCTATTTTCCAAGTTTTGGAAGTAAAAGATAACAATATTCAGGACGAAATTGTGTATGAAGAGCTTGTAAATCAGATGATTGACTTAATCGATTACCTACCTGAAAATCAATCTGGTATTTTGAAAATGAGAATTTTTCAAGAAATGTCATTCAAAGACATTGCCGAGAAAGAGAATATTAGTATTAATACAGCTTTAGGTAGAATGAGATATGCTTTGATTAATATTCGAAAGCTAATTGAAAAACATGATTTAGTAACATCTCTATAA
- a CDS encoding response regulator, which translates to MERFVNILIIEKDLNNAAQLESILLGSGNNLIFSSDKSVALSLIEKLNIGIILINIDNPGIDSFELLQDLNNNERAKNSFKIIMTQNYMDGKGLVRGFKEGAVDFILIPFNENIVKAKIEIFKSIYFKNLRINQLLGNIFPETVLADLDTTGKFSPRKVEEGVVLFTDFVSFTSASRDLEPIELLHKLEYYFNRFDEIIDRYELEKIKTMGDAYMILAGVTESNSLPAVRATLTAIEIRNFIVDQNNIAKALGEQGWDIRIGMHSGQLVAGIIGTKKMSFDVWGDTVNIAARAEQNSNINSITITEDIADDIAPYFDITYRGKVEIKNGGEIDLYEVNQLKTEFSLFNEGNYPNRELRLLCDLMPMDFGSLKRFMVNKLKSMLPYELEYHSVNHTLKVERAAIRIATLEGVSEIDMILLRTAILFHDSGFIMQYEDNEDFGIKFAQAELPKFGYSERQIKIVCDIIHATKTGVTPNTLLEMIMCDADHDYLGRADYHTIAKALRRELENFGKVMTDYEWLDFQINYLRDVHKYYTQTEMNIRNKSKWMRIQELEELRSLLNEGDELC; encoded by the coding sequence TTGGAAAGATTTGTCAATATATTAATCATCGAGAAAGATCTAAACAATGCTGCTCAGCTAGAATCTATCTTATTAGGCAGTGGTAACAATCTTATTTTTAGTAGTGATAAATCTGTTGCTTTATCGTTGATTGAAAAATTAAATATTGGCATTATTCTAATTAACATTGATAATCCCGGCATCGATAGTTTTGAATTATTGCAAGACCTTAATAATAATGAGCGAGCTAAAAATTCGTTTAAGATTATTATGACCCAAAACTACATGGACGGGAAAGGTCTTGTGCGAGGGTTTAAAGAAGGTGCTGTAGATTTCATTCTGATACCTTTTAATGAAAATATTGTAAAAGCAAAGATTGAGATATTCAAAAGTATTTATTTTAAAAACCTTCGTATCAATCAACTATTAGGAAATATATTCCCCGAGACTGTACTGGCCGACTTAGACACCACAGGCAAGTTTTCTCCTCGGAAGGTTGAGGAAGGTGTTGTTTTATTTACAGACTTTGTTTCATTCACTAGTGCGTCTCGAGATTTAGAACCAATAGAATTATTACATAAACTAGAATATTATTTCAATCGATTTGATGAAATTATTGATAGATATGAGCTGGAGAAGATAAAAACCATGGGAGATGCCTATATGATTCTGGCGGGTGTAACAGAAAGCAATTCTTTACCAGCAGTACGTGCCACATTAACTGCCATAGAGATACGGAATTTCATTGTGGACCAAAATAATATAGCCAAAGCTTTAGGAGAGCAAGGATGGGATATACGAATCGGAATGCACTCGGGCCAATTAGTTGCAGGAATCATTGGAACCAAAAAAATGAGTTTTGATGTTTGGGGAGATACCGTAAATATTGCTGCTCGTGCTGAACAAAACTCAAATATAAATAGCATAACAATTACAGAAGATATTGCTGATGATATTGCTCCTTATTTCGACATTACCTATAGAGGAAAAGTAGAAATTAAAAATGGGGGAGAAATCGATTTATATGAAGTAAACCAACTTAAAACTGAATTTTCTTTGTTTAATGAGGGAAATTACCCCAATAGAGAATTACGCCTTTTATGTGATTTAATGCCAATGGATTTTGGATCACTTAAACGATTTATGGTCAATAAACTAAAATCTATGCTCCCTTATGAATTGGAGTATCATTCTGTAAATCATACATTAAAAGTAGAAAGAGCAGCTATTCGAATAGCAACTCTTGAAGGGGTTTCGGAAATCGACATGATTTTATTGAGAACAGCCATTCTTTTCCATGACTCTGGTTTTATTATGCAATACGAAGACAATGAAGATTTTGGAATTAAATTCGCGCAAGCTGAATTACCTAAATTTGGATATAGTGAACGCCAAATCAAAATTGTTTGTGATATTATCCATGCCACAAAAACAGGAGTAACTCCAAACACTTTACTGGAAATGATTATGTGTGATGCTGATCATGATTATCTAGGAAGAGCAGATTATCACACAATTGCAAAAGCTTTGCGAAGAGAATTGGAAAATTTTGGTAAAGTAATGACAGATTATGAATGGTTAGATTTTCAAATTAATTATCTACGTGACGTTCATAAATATTATACTCAAACAGAAATGAATATCCGTAATAAAAGTAAATGGATGCGTATTCAAGAACTGGAAGAACTAAGAAGTTTACTGAATGAAGGTGATGAACTTTGTTAA
- a CDS encoding IS4 family transposase — protein MGLFRRNKNNNKPVIRQIIDLIPQHLLARVIQQHNSDKGCHKYKTYDQLVANLFGQLSRCSTLEDISVGIGVSKTFIRDLDLKQSPAKSTMSDGNKKRSHKVFESLYMSLLSYYGNLLKRHTHRKVVEEVKNQTILLRDSSTVSVCLGLFDWAKFRTAKGGIKIHTQWDEAMMMPNLVNITNASIHDRKGFEEIVFPKDTIIVEDKGYWDFNIIKARVLSQNVFVTRIKENTVYEVAEELDLPENEDQHILIDEIIYLTGQKAKEVGINQMKFRKVVAYHEEKNTTIEIITNNLSWKASTIAELYRRRWDIETFFKLLKQNLNVKTFIGTSENAVKSQIFIALITYLLLELLRRVGVSGKTAFSNFVEKIRICLPFYLSLDYVINTIRPIVQKAEKPPPEDDLWTTVQLQMF, from the coding sequence ATGGGACTGTTTCGTAGGAACAAAAATAACAATAAGCCTGTAATTCGTCAAATTATTGACTTAATTCCTCAACATTTATTAGCAAGAGTTATTCAACAGCATAATTCTGACAAGGGATGCCATAAATACAAGACTTATGACCAACTTGTTGCAAATTTGTTCGGACAGCTGTCTCGATGTAGTACTTTAGAGGATATTTCTGTTGGTATTGGTGTGTCGAAAACCTTTATTCGGGACTTAGACTTAAAACAAAGTCCTGCAAAATCAACGATGAGTGATGGGAATAAAAAACGTAGCCACAAAGTCTTTGAGAGTCTGTATATGAGTTTGTTAAGCTACTACGGTAATTTATTGAAAAGACATACTCATCGAAAAGTAGTAGAAGAAGTTAAAAATCAAACTATTCTTCTTCGTGATAGCAGTACAGTTAGCGTGTGTCTAGGGCTTTTTGATTGGGCAAAGTTTCGGACAGCAAAAGGAGGAATTAAAATCCATACGCAATGGGATGAGGCGATGATGATGCCTAACCTTGTGAATATCACTAATGCATCTATTCATGACAGAAAAGGATTTGAAGAAATTGTTTTCCCAAAGGATACGATTATTGTTGAAGATAAAGGATATTGGGATTTTAACATCATTAAAGCTAGGGTGTTGTCCCAAAATGTTTTTGTTACAAGAATAAAAGAAAACACTGTTTATGAAGTAGCTGAAGAATTAGATCTTCCAGAAAATGAGGATCAACATATTTTAATAGACGAGATTATTTATTTGACAGGACAAAAAGCAAAAGAAGTTGGGATAAATCAAATGAAATTCAGAAAGGTTGTAGCCTACCATGAAGAGAAAAATACAACGATAGAAATTATAACTAATAATCTTTCTTGGAAAGCTTCAACAATTGCAGAACTATACAGAAGGCGTTGGGATATAGAAACTTTCTTCAAGCTTTTAAAACAAAATCTCAATGTCAAAACTTTTATAGGAACTTCTGAAAATGCAGTAAAATCACAAATATTTATTGCATTAATTACCTATTTACTACTTGAACTTTTACGAAGAGTTGGGGTGTCAGGGAAAACGGCTTTTTCAAACTTTGTAGAAAAAATAAGAATTTGTCTGCCATTCTATCTTTCCTTAGATTATGTTATAAATACTATCCGACCGATTGTCCAAAAAGCAGAGAAACCTCCTCCAGAAGATGATTTGTGGACAACGGTACAACTCCAAATGTTTTAA
- a CDS encoding PKD domain-containing protein encodes MIKNIHLSFLYVLFFFLAITNNLSAQSATNCLGANPFCTDQSYNFPNNINTGVGPSNINYNGCNTTPFSGFGPSQAPNPIWYYFQIDQPGTISLSLHQYNNNGQGIDTDFMLWGPFSSVSNGCAQINNGLATIECGISADYFEEITLGLPGGSDNNLFGGTQHGIFTPPTAQNSGDIYIVMITNFENQSGYFTFEQTGGTGSADCSVVIPCDIASVTATPSACDSYTNTFSVSGTVTFTDAPTSGSLIIKDCNGNQTTLNAPFTSPANFTISNIQSDGQPCQLTAYFSEEPNCTKTSNTYNNPPSCSCGASTGTFTTTINGNGQTNYILCFGDEITIQADGNWVPPSNVGNDPSIPVIYDPGLAFLAYSCPPTVYPPNNFQTDPCYIGVFDINTNGITDINNGPFTNGVNSYTTIYIVPVTLYDKTNLVYTYDVNAPPCFALGTPIPITHLTEITSSNPTENCQDGSFTVTLNGGWPELDNSKHYISSNLLPTTASFVNTNTSNGGTIKITGLQNGDMYSFSVTDDNGCPITISGGPFEGGPTISTVITDASCVSVCDGAITVNTSGTTGQATLSWMMNGSPYPGTNNTASNLCVGDYTILVSDDSGCSVTTQASIQAPTIDASFSFDGFCEGTSNGPSNIVTPGGTFTFNPPVSDGATIHAATGEITNGVSGTTYIIEYTINAGACSTSSTQNVTIYANPTPDFHGENLTGCNPLEVKFINETEGSNSNCLWNFGDGISLNNCNQSVYHTFTNSGSYNVSLTVTNTTGCMGTITLYNYVLVLPQPKADFSHTPNIITNFENEVQFIDQSIDADSYSWTFGDNTTSSDNNPIHQYETAQMNGYIVTLAVTSSDGCIDSIKVYIPVREIPIYYVPNTFTPDGNSYNDVFHPIFTEGFDQNNYHFSIFDRWGELIFESSDFKAGWDGTYLGKKVPDGTYVWKIRYGKVQVDEPLEIIGHVNLIR; translated from the coding sequence ATGATAAAGAATATACACTTATCATTTCTCTATGTATTATTCTTTTTTCTTGCAATTACGAATAATTTATCTGCACAGTCCGCAACTAATTGTCTAGGTGCTAATCCATTTTGCACCGATCAAAGTTATAATTTCCCAAATAATATTAACACTGGTGTTGGCCCATCGAATATTAATTATAATGGATGTAATACAACTCCTTTTAGTGGATTCGGTCCATCACAGGCTCCCAACCCTATATGGTATTACTTCCAAATTGATCAACCGGGAACTATTTCACTTAGTCTTCATCAATATAACAATAATGGACAAGGAATAGATACTGATTTTATGCTTTGGGGACCATTCTCTTCAGTTTCTAATGGTTGTGCTCAAATAAATAATGGATTAGCTACAATAGAGTGCGGCATCTCAGCCGATTATTTTGAAGAAATCACACTAGGGCTACCCGGAGGAAGTGATAACAATCTATTTGGTGGAACTCAACATGGTATATTTACCCCTCCTACAGCCCAAAATTCGGGAGATATTTACATTGTAATGATTACTAACTTTGAAAATCAAAGTGGTTATTTTACTTTTGAACAGACTGGAGGTACTGGTTCTGCAGATTGTTCTGTTGTTATTCCATGCGATATCGCAAGCGTAACGGCAACTCCAAGTGCCTGTGACTCCTATACAAACACATTCTCAGTAAGCGGAACAGTTACATTTACAGACGCTCCCACATCTGGTAGTTTAATTATTAAAGATTGTAATGGAAATCAAACAACTCTAAACGCTCCTTTTACAAGCCCTGCCAATTTCACTATTTCAAATATCCAATCAGATGGACAGCCTTGCCAATTAACTGCCTATTTTTCGGAAGAGCCAAACTGTACTAAAACTTCCAATACATATAACAATCCTCCTTCATGTAGTTGTGGAGCTAGTACCGGGACATTTACCACCACAATTAATGGTAATGGGCAAACTAACTATATACTTTGCTTTGGAGATGAAATCACTATCCAAGCAGATGGAAATTGGGTTCCTCCTAGCAATGTTGGCAATGACCCCTCCATTCCTGTGATTTATGACCCAGGCTTAGCTTTCTTGGCATATTCCTGCCCTCCTACTGTTTACCCTCCAAATAATTTTCAAACTGATCCATGTTATATCGGTGTGTTTGACATTAACACGAATGGTATCACAGATATTAATAATGGTCCTTTTACAAATGGAGTCAACTCCTACACTACTATCTATATTGTTCCAGTAACTCTTTATGATAAGACTAATTTAGTTTATACATATGATGTAAATGCTCCTCCTTGTTTTGCATTAGGAACGCCTATTCCTATTACGCATCTAACAGAAATAACAAGTTCAAATCCTACAGAAAACTGTCAGGATGGCTCTTTTACAGTTACTTTGAATGGGGGATGGCCTGAATTAGATAACTCAAAACATTATATTTCTTCCAACTTATTGCCAACTACAGCTAGTTTTGTTAATACTAACACATCAAATGGGGGAACAATAAAAATTACTGGACTACAAAATGGTGATATGTACAGTTTTTCCGTTACTGATGATAATGGTTGTCCAATTACCATTTCAGGTGGTCCATTCGAAGGAGGTCCAACCATATCAACAGTTATAACAGATGCCTCATGTGTTAGCGTTTGTGATGGTGCAATAACCGTAAACACATCTGGAACTACAGGTCAAGCAACTTTATCTTGGATGATGAATGGGAGTCCTTATCCAGGCACAAACAATACTGCTTCTAATTTATGTGTAGGAGATTATACGATACTAGTTTCGGATGATTCAGGATGTTCTGTCACTACTCAAGCATCTATTCAAGCTCCTACTATAGACGCTTCATTCTCTTTCGATGGCTTCTGTGAAGGAACAAGTAATGGTCCTTCTAACATAGTTACTCCTGGAGGTACTTTTACTTTTAATCCACCTGTTTCAGATGGTGCAACTATACATGCTGCTACAGGAGAAATCACAAATGGTGTTTCTGGTACGACATACATTATTGAATATACAATCAACGCAGGCGCTTGCTCTACTAGTTCCACACAAAATGTGACTATTTATGCTAACCCCACCCCAGATTTTCATGGTGAAAATTTAACGGGATGTAATCCTTTAGAAGTAAAATTTATTAATGAAACAGAGGGAAGTAATTCAAATTGTCTATGGAATTTTGGAGATGGAATTTCATTAAATAATTGTAATCAATCGGTTTACCACACATTCACAAACAGTGGTTCTTACAATGTTAGCCTCACAGTTACAAATACAACTGGATGCATGGGTACAATTACTCTATATAATTATGTACTCGTTTTACCTCAACCAAAAGCGGATTTTTCGCATACTCCTAATATCATCACTAATTTTGAAAATGAAGTTCAATTTATCGACCAAAGTATTGATGCAGACTCTTATTCATGGACATTTGGAGATAATACAACAAGCTCAGATAATAATCCTATTCACCAATATGAAACAGCTCAGATGAATGGATATATAGTTACGCTTGCTGTGACTAGTTCTGACGGATGTATTGATTCCATAAAAGTGTACATTCCTGTAAGAGAGATTCCTATTTATTATGTTCCAAATACGTTTACGCCAGATGGAAATAGTTACAATGATGTTTTTCACCCAATATTTACAGAAGGATTTGACCAAAACAATTATCATTTCAGCATTTTTGATCGGTGGGGAGAACTTATTTTTGAAAGTTCAGATTTCAAAGCAGGTTGGGACGGTACCTATCTTGGCAAGAAAGTTCCTGATGGGACTTATGTCTGGAAAATCAGATATGGAAAGGTACAAGTTGATGAACCATTAGAAATTATTGGTCATGTCAACTTAATCAGATAA
- a CDS encoding DUF4199 domain-containing protein yields MLRPTIKIAFAFAFGWIILKMLFYSLHLFMDDIVVPGMINNLFLLLSISLGLYYTKKQEGYGVASAFTDLKRGITSGMIYTLIVAVFILIYYSYIYPEFTENRIEQRMDLFYSEMERPSYVDSLRSQNAAFEIMTKEEIISKIKADNVSNLSPKNSFVFTLLGMMILSATYAIFITLIYQRILFRDSYSEKKGN; encoded by the coding sequence ATGCTTCGGCCAACAATTAAAATAGCCTTTGCCTTTGCGTTTGGATGGATAATCCTAAAGATGTTGTTTTATTCTCTCCATCTCTTTATGGATGATATTGTAGTTCCGGGAATGATTAACAACCTATTCTTGTTATTATCTATTAGTCTTGGTCTTTATTACACAAAAAAACAAGAAGGGTATGGAGTAGCTTCTGCTTTTACAGACTTAAAAAGAGGTATTACTTCTGGTATGATATATACTTTGATTGTAGCAGTATTTATTTTAATATACTACAGTTATATCTATCCAGAATTTACTGAAAATAGAATAGAACAACGAATGGATTTATTTTATTCGGAAATGGAGAGACCTTCTTATGTTGACTCATTACGTTCGCAAAATGCAGCATTTGAAATCATGACAAAGGAAGAGATTATTAGTAAAATAAAAGCGGATAATGTGAGTAACTTGTCTCCCAAAAATTCATTCGTTTTCACTCTTCTTGGGATGATGATTTTGTCTGCTACGTATGCAATCTTTATCACATTGATATATCAACGTATTCTTTTTCGAGATTCTTATTCTGAAAAAAAAGGTAACTAA